In Palaemon carinicauda isolate YSFRI2023 chromosome 28, ASM3689809v2, whole genome shotgun sequence, a single genomic region encodes these proteins:
- the LOC137621627 gene encoding cell division cycle-associated protein 7-like, with translation MLRAKDLSDYELLREKNIKERQQLIDALMKDFNDFKSTISIPKPAPKPKRLSEPTKWPARSGRTSRRFQPYHSPPRTRSRRGSVSSSIASSPSDWQQLDDEDEEEAKPIYLKFRFGKLDSVRKEHTQEEDSDDEVTCYVDDMDAQRIKEASRNLSSSFHYSPVKRMSLEGTRNPIPRKGNSQFDPNVNITMPEDITEKDLRNIADRSGTKIYNQSSGTTCHQCRQKTIDTKTICRSGECCGVRGMFCGPCLKNRYGEEVRDALLDPKWMCPPCRGLCNCSICRNRNGKCATGILINIARSKGFDNVKDYLESLIK, from the exons ATTGATGCCCTCATGAAAGATTTCAATGATTTTAAATCGACGATTTCAATCCCgaaacctgctccaaaaccaaagAGGTTGTCGGAACCCACTAAATGGCCGGCCAGAAGTGGAAGAACATCTCGTCGGTTCCAGCCATATCATTCTCCACCTCGAACAAG GTCAAGGAGGGGTAGCGTGAGTTCGTCAATTGCTAGTTCACCATCTGACTGGCAGCAattagatgatgaggatgaagaggaGGCAAAGCCAATTTACCTCAAATTTCGCTTTGGAAAGCTCGACTCCGTGCGAAAAGAACATACCCAAGAGGAAGATTCAGACGATGAAGTAACTTGCTATGTTGAC GACATGGATGCTCAGCGGATTAAAGAGGCCTCCAGAAACTTGTCCTCATCGTTTCATTACTCGCCAGTCAAGAGAATGAGTTTGGAGGGCACAAGAAATCCTATCCCAAGGAAAGGGAATAGTCAGTTTGATCCCAATGTCAACATAACGATGCCGGAAGACATCACTGAGAAAGACCTCAGAAATATTGCTGATCGAAGTGGAACAAAAATATACAACCAAAGTAGTGGTACTACTTGCCATCAGTGcag aCAAAAGACGATAGACACTAAAACCATATGCAGATCTGGAGAGTGCTGCGGCGTGCGAGGAATGTTTTGCGGCCCCTGCCTAAAAAATCGCTACGGGGAAGAAGTCAGAGATGCTTTGCTTGATCCA AAATGGATGTGCCCTCCTTGCCGTGGACTCTGCAATTGTTCGATATGCCGGAATAGAAATGGCAAATGTGCCACTGGAATTCTCATCAACATTGCAAGATCGAAAGGTTTTGACAACGTTAAGGACTACTTGGAGAGCTTGATTAAGTAA